The proteins below come from a single Hemitrygon akajei chromosome 2, sHemAka1.3, whole genome shotgun sequence genomic window:
- the LOC140718866 gene encoding E3 ubiquitin-protein ligase TRIM39-like isoform X1 — protein MESTVTTALLFTPLPSALQNQTQYQRSGFRQNKPITIPRLQPLRGHTGSKQEVGLFRSDLKQEFPSRGERTEMASADFVQELTCSICLEVFTEPVSLDCGHNFCRACISEVWEKVSGDVSCPQCRQEFVQRNTRPAYILSNIAEQVRHLRVGTAERTEEFVCREHNEKLKLFCLVEQEMICLVCSLSAQHKMHNVIPIKEAAQALKEKLEESLKFLKVQMNQSVRNKQEGEAAIRGLKDQVDGRSSEIRAEFEKMHQFLREKQQQMEAELRREADQILTQLEKNLKRTVNEISSLEEVIQGVKVRLRIQDPQGLLKDIQALLKRCELPVSRPGVVSVDLPEDVAEGRLRYLKVWKEMRAVVSPVPERLTLDPDTSQNNLILSQDLMSVKYLITEQSPQDHPKRFEKILNVLSSQGFTSGRHYWEVYVGYKTEWVVGVCRESVSRDRDHTYTPAEGYWVIYVFSNLIKMGNVISHLEIKLQKLGVYLDYERGQVSFYNADNMCHLHTYTDSFTEKLHLILNPCDYETGDNSEPLTLLTT, from the exons atggagtccactgtcactaccgctctcctctttacccccctcccttctgcactgcagaaccagactcagtaccAGCGATCCGGCTTCCGGCAAAATAAACCAATAACAATTCCACGTCTGCAGCCTCTCAGAGGACACACGGGGTCAAAACAGGAAGTCGGGCTCTTCCGCTCAGACTTGAAACAGGAATTTCCGAGTAGGGGAGAGAGGACCGAGATGGCTTCTGCAGACTTCGTCCAGGAATTAACGTGTTCCATTTGTCTGGAGGTGTTCACCGAGCCGGTCTCCCTGGACTGCGGACATAATTTTTGCAGAGCGTGCATCTCTGAAGTTTGGGAGAAAGTTTCGGGGGATGTCTCCTGCCCCCAGTGCCGGCAGGAGTTCGTCCAGAGGAACACCAGGCCCGCTTATATCCTGAGCAACATCGCAGAGCAGGTCAGGCACCTGAGGGTGGGGACGGCCGAGCGGACGGAGGAGTTTGTCTGCCGGGAGCACAACGAGAAGCTGAAACTGTTCTGCCTGGTGGAGCAGGAGATGATCTGCCTGGTGTGTAGCCTGTCGGCGCAGCACAAGATGCACAATGTCATCCCGATAAAGGAGGCAGCCCAGGCGCTCAAG GAAAAGTTGGAAGAGTCACTGAAGTTTCTAAAAGTGCAAATGAACCAGAGTGTTCGGAATAAGCAGGAAGGGGAGGCTGCGATCCGGGGGCTGAAG GACCAGGTGGATGGAAGGAGCAGTGAGATCAGGGCTGAATTTGAGAAGATGCACCAGTTCCTGCGTGAGAAGCAACAGCAGATGGAAGCAGAGCTGCGGAGAGAAGCGGACCAAATCCTAACACAACTGGAAAAGAATTTAAAGAGAACTGTCAACGAAATCTCTTCCCTTGAAGAAGTGATACAAGGTGTAAAAGTGCGATTGAGAATTCAAGATCCCCAAGGGCTCCTCAAG GATATTCAAGCCCTTTTGAAAAG GTGTGAGTTGCCGGTTTCCCGTCCTGGAGTGGTGTCTGTCGATCTTCCTGAGGATGTGGCTGAAGGAAGGTTGAGGTATCTCAAAGTGTGGAAGGAAATGAGAGCCGTGGTTTCACCAG TGCCAGAGCGGCTGACACTGGACCCGGATACATCTCAAAATAATCTCATCCTCTCTCAGGATCTGATGAGTGTGAAGTACCTGATCACCGAACAAAGTCCTCAGGATCACCCAAAAAGATTtgagaaaatattaaatgttctgAGTTCACAGGGTTTTACATCTGGGAGGCACTACTGGGAGGTGTATGTTGGATATAAGACTGAGTGGGTTGTGGGTGTCTGCAGAGAGTCTGTAAGCAGAGATAGAGATCACACCTACACACCAGCAGAGGGATACTGGGTCATTTATGTATTTTCTAATTTAATTAAGATGGGAAATGTCATCTCCCATCTGGAAATTAAACTCCAAAAACTGGGAGTTTACCTGGATTACGAGCGGGGCCAAGTGTCATTTTACAATGCTGACAACATGTGTCACCTCCACACTTACACAGACAGTTTCACTGAGAAACTTCATCTCATCTTAAACCCATGTGATTACGAGACAGGTGACAACTCTGAACCACTCACTCTGCTCACAACGTAA
- the LOC140718866 gene encoding zinc-binding protein A33-like isoform X2, translating into MESTVTTALLFTPLPSALQNQTQYQRSGFRQNKPITIPRLQPLRGHTGSKQEVGLFRSDLKQEFPSRGERTEMASADFVQELTCSICLEVFTEPVSLDCGHNFCRACISEVWEKVSGDVSCPQCRQEFVQRNTRPAYILSNIAEQVRHLRVGTAERTEEFVCREHNEKLKLFCLVEQEMICLVCSLSAQHKMHNVIPIKEAAQALKEKLEESLKFLKVQMNQSVRNKQEGEAAIRGLKDQVDGRSSEIRAEFEKMHQFLREKQQQMEAELRREADQILTQLEKNLKRTVNEISSLEEVIQGVKVRLRIQDPQGLLKDIQALLKRCELPVSRPGVVSVDLPEDVAEGRLRYLKVWKEMRAVVSPALSHSLLPTAVQVHIVLE; encoded by the exons atggagtccactgtcactaccgctctcctctttacccccctcccttctgcactgcagaaccagactcagtaccAGCGATCCGGCTTCCGGCAAAATAAACCAATAACAATTCCACGTCTGCAGCCTCTCAGAGGACACACGGGGTCAAAACAGGAAGTCGGGCTCTTCCGCTCAGACTTGAAACAGGAATTTCCGAGTAGGGGAGAGAGGACCGAGATGGCTTCTGCAGACTTCGTCCAGGAATTAACGTGTTCCATTTGTCTGGAGGTGTTCACCGAGCCGGTCTCCCTGGACTGCGGACATAATTTTTGCAGAGCGTGCATCTCTGAAGTTTGGGAGAAAGTTTCGGGGGATGTCTCCTGCCCCCAGTGCCGGCAGGAGTTCGTCCAGAGGAACACCAGGCCCGCTTATATCCTGAGCAACATCGCAGAGCAGGTCAGGCACCTGAGGGTGGGGACGGCCGAGCGGACGGAGGAGTTTGTCTGCCGGGAGCACAACGAGAAGCTGAAACTGTTCTGCCTGGTGGAGCAGGAGATGATCTGCCTGGTGTGTAGCCTGTCGGCGCAGCACAAGATGCACAATGTCATCCCGATAAAGGAGGCAGCCCAGGCGCTCAAG GAAAAGTTGGAAGAGTCACTGAAGTTTCTAAAAGTGCAAATGAACCAGAGTGTTCGGAATAAGCAGGAAGGGGAGGCTGCGATCCGGGGGCTGAAG GACCAGGTGGATGGAAGGAGCAGTGAGATCAGGGCTGAATTTGAGAAGATGCACCAGTTCCTGCGTGAGAAGCAACAGCAGATGGAAGCAGAGCTGCGGAGAGAAGCGGACCAAATCCTAACACAACTGGAAAAGAATTTAAAGAGAACTGTCAACGAAATCTCTTCCCTTGAAGAAGTGATACAAGGTGTAAAAGTGCGATTGAGAATTCAAGATCCCCAAGGGCTCCTCAAG GATATTCAAGCCCTTTTGAAAAG GTGTGAGTTGCCGGTTTCCCGTCCTGGAGTGGTGTCTGTCGATCTTCCTGAGGATGTGGCTGAAGGAAGGTTGAGGTATCTCAAAGTGTGGAAGGAAATGAGAGCCGTGGTTTCACCAG ctctctctcactctctcctacCGACTGCAGTCCAGGTGCACATTGTGTTGGAATAA